From Aspergillus chevalieri M1 DNA, chromosome 4, nearly complete sequence, a single genomic window includes:
- a CDS encoding fungal specific transcription factor domain-containing protein (COG:K;~EggNog:ENOG410Q1WU;~InterPro:IPR007219;~go_function: GO:0003677 - DNA binding [Evidence IEA];~go_function: GO:0008270 - zinc ion binding [Evidence IEA];~go_process: GO:0006351 - transcription, DNA-templated [Evidence IEA]) — protein sequence MPCGNCCRTQADCVIDEHSDNRRRSTLKRKLDSLEDDRELLIRLVETLRDSGDTRISALLNLIRSNASLTELKSYINEQLCRPQSPELAKAHDEISRLHEATSQTCRSVLDVKRLCDQPVFRVPAKPWTTVTDDDGLVSHLISLYFTWYHPCFPWMDRDIFIRDMKGGNVKSQFCSPFLVNAILAAGCPYSDYAEAYTDPDDSGTAGVHFYNEAKKCLEMEEGHMSIATVQGLEVLSMW from the exons ATGCCGTGTGGTAATTGCTGTAGAACACAGGCCGATTGTGTCATCGACGAACATAGTGATAACCGGCGCCGTTCTACACTGAAGCGCAAACTAGATAGCCTCGAGGATGACCGGGAGCTCCTAATACGGCTGGTGGAGACCCTACGCGATAGTGGCGACACTCGCATCTCCGCGCTTCTGAACCTGATCCGTAGTAACGCCTCTCTAACCGAGCTCAAGTCCTATATCAACGAGCAACTATGCAGACCACAGTCGCCTGAACTCGCCAAGGCCCATGATGAAATTAGTCGGCTACATGAGGCCACTTCCCAGACTTGTCGGAGTGTTCTCGATGTCAAGCGACTCTGCGATCAGCCTGTTTTCCGAGTCCCGGCAAAACCGTGGACGACCGTCACAGATGACGATGGTTTGGTATCGCATCTCATATCGTTGTATTTCACATGGTATCATCCATGCTTTCCTTGGATGGACCGAGACATCTTCATTAGGGACATGAAGGGTGGGAACGTGAAATCTCAATTTTGCTCGCCATTTCTCGTTAATGCTATTTTGGCCGCTGGATGC CCTTACTCTGATTATGCGGAAGCATACACCGATCCGGACGACTCGGGCACGGCAGGAGTTCACTTCTACAACGAAGCGAAGAAATGCCTCGAGATGGAAGAGGGACATATGAGCATCGCTACAGTACAAGGGCTAGAAGTGCTTTCAATGTGGTGA
- a CDS encoding glycosyltransferase (COG:C,G;~EggNog:ENOG410PK3H;~InterPro:IPR002213,IPR004276;~PFAM:PF03033;~go_function: GO:0008194 - UDP-glycosyltransferase activity [Evidence IEA];~go_function: GO:0016758 - transferase activity, transferring hexosyl groups [Evidence IEA];~go_process: GO:0005975 - carbohydrate metabolic process [Evidence IEA];~go_process: GO:0030259 - lipid glycosylation [Evidence IEA]), whose translation MGDVAASNIPLALHSPPEYWQPHGHYADGLNSMAHVTDNGRVEIALNADDAQVGSLLSALQRQPNRRSSEKKKGGTQFPLRLNVVIHVVGSRGDVQPFIALGRAMREHGHRVRLATHLVFRDFVKENGLEFFNIGGDPAELMSFMVNNPKLFPRMKTLLQGTIGRRRKELRTMISGCWRSCFEVGEGVDITSDEGITTPPFVADTIIANPPSFAHFHCAQKMGVPLHLMFTMPCSPTQAFPHPLSNIHLRDMKRSIANFASYGLTEILVWQGVGDLVNRFRRFELGLEQLDAMSAPSLLHRLHVPFTYFWSPSLLPKPDDWHEHINVTGFNFLAADPGYTPARDLAEFLDAGPPPLYIGFGSIVVDDPDALTRTILDAVEMTGQRALISKGWGGLGADKINRRDVFFVGNCPHDWLFPRVSLVVHHGGAGTTATGLASGRPTIVVPFFGDQLFWGGLVAQNGAGPSPIPNRDLTSNRLASAIHFCLKQETVKKAQKLGENIRAEDGVRTALESFHQRLDVHRLQCALCPNRPAVWRIRRTKVLLSAFAATVLVEEKKLNPKNVKLYRSQHYDTNYGCLGTEAFTGAMSNFLTGLVDMPVNAVQNLSQPASDRFAFNYNLPSRIQTPAILDLDVDLPAGSSRSVGTQNDNWMSTSTLSSGATTQSQVGTPSMVLKRNPLQKAAANASYMARRVLNWGIEVPMGLALMFSQGLHNTPRLYHDRTVRDTPEVTGFKSGFVAAGKEFGYSSYDGITGVVTQPSQGWKDGGFSGVARGLGGLILKPQAGMWGLLGYPLCGIHREIERSYGADREDYVVKSRIQQGLAESNVASPKERAAVLEKWSVYEGGVHSKNETHAR comes from the exons ATGGGAGACGTTGCTGCATCTAATATTCCACTGGCTCTTCATTCACCACCAGAATATTGGCAGCCACATGGCCACTATGCTGATGGCCTTAATTCAATGGCACATGTGACTG ATAATGGTCGTGTAGAAATTGCGCTCAACGCAGACGATGCGCAGGTAGGCAGCCTACTAAGTGCTCTCCAGCGTCAGCCAAACCGTCGTTCctcggagaagaagaaaggagggACTCAATTTCCGCTCCGCCTTAACGTGGTTATCCATGTCGTCGGTTCGCGCGGTGACGTCCAACCGTTCATAGCACTAGGCCGAGCAATGCGGGAACATGGACATCGTGTGAGGCTGGCGACACACCTCGTGTTCCGAGACTTTGTCAAGGAGAACGGATTGGAGTTTTTCAATATCGGCGGCGACCCAGCCGAGCTGATGTCCTTCATGGTCAATAATCCGAAGTTGTTCCCAAGGATGAAAACCCTTCTTCAAGGGACCATCGGAAGACGCCGAAAAGAGCTCCGGACGATGATAAGCGGATGTTGGCGGTCTTGCTTTGAGGTTGGTGAGGGCGTTGACATAACCAGCGATGAGGGCATAACTACGCCGCCGTTTGTGGCTGACACGATCATTGCAAATCCTCCGAGTTTTGCACATTTCCATTGTGCGCAGAAGATGGGAGTTCCTCTGCATTTGATGTTTAC GATGCCATGTTCTCCTACCCAGGCATTTCCGCATCCATTGTCGAATATTCACCTTCGCGATATGAAACGTTCTATCGCCAATTTCGCCTCCTATGGTCTTACTGAGATACTCGTCTGGCAGGGGGTAGGTGACTTGGTTAATCGGTTTCGCCGCTTTGAGCTGGGCTTGGAGCAGCTGGATGCCATGAGCGCGCCGAGTTTGCTTCACCGGCTCCATGTTCCCTTTACGTATTTCTG GTCCCCTTCGTTGCTCCCGAAGCCAGACGACTGGCATGAACACATTAATGTAACAGGCTTCAACTTTCTCGCTGCAGACCCCGGCTACACCCCTGCACGGGATCTAGCCGAGTTCCTTGATGCAGGTCCCCCGCCTCTGTATATCGGATTTGGCTCCATCGTAGTGGATGATCCGGACGCCCTTACGCGGACTATCCTGGACGCGGTCGAAATGACAGGCCAGCGGGCCCTTATCTCAAAAGGATGGGGTGGTCTCGGAGCCGACAAAATAAATCGGCGCGATGTGTTCTTCGTGGGTAACTGCCCACATGACTGGCTATTCCCACGAGTCTCGCTCGTGGTTCACCACGGCGGGGCCGGAACAACAGCTACCGGATTAGCCTCGGGTCGACCGACTATCGTTGTCCCCTTCTTTGGTGACCAGCTTTTCTGGGGCGGTTTAGTGGCGCAGAATGGCGCGGGTCCATCGCCAATACCCAACCGGGACCTGACCTCCAATCGATTGGCTAGTGCCATTCATTTCTGTTTGAAGCAGGAAACCGTCAAGAAAGCACAGAAGCTTGGTGAGAATATTCGAGCGGAGGATGGTGTCCGCACTGCGCTGGAAAGTTTCCACCAGCGGTTGGATGTCCATCGTCTTCAATGTGCGTTGTGTCCCAACCGTCCAGCTGTTTGGCGGATCAGGAGAACGAAGGTACTACTCAGTGCCTTTGCGGCTACTGTTCTCGTCGAGGAAAAGAAGCTTAACCCCAAAAATGTGAAATT ATACCGCTCACAACACTATGACACGAACTATGGCTGTCTAGGAACCGAGGCTTTCACGGGTGCCATGAGCAATTTTCTCACAGGGCTTGTCGATATGCCCGTAAATGCAGTGCAGAATTTATCCCAGCCGGCCTCGGACCGCTTCGCCTTTAACTACAACCTGCCTTCGCGTATTCAGACACCGGCCATCTTAGACTTAGACGTGGACTTGCCGGCGGGATCTTCTCGGTCGGTAGGTACACAAAACGACAATTGGATGTCCACATCTACTCTTTCGTCTGGGGCGACGACCCAGTCCCAGGTGGGCACGCCGTCGATGGTACTGAAAAGGAATCCGTTGCAGAAGGCAGCGGCGAATGCAAGCTATATGGCTCGTCGGGTCCTAAATTGGGGTATAGAAGTACCCATGGGCCTTGCCTTGATGTTTTCACAAGGCCTCCACAATACACCGCGTTTATACCACGACCGGACTGTGCGGGATACACCCGAGGTCACTGGGTTTAAGTCTGGGTTTGTTGCAGCTGGGAAG GAATTTGGATATAGCTCATATGATGGAATCACCGGCGTAGTGACTCAACCCAGCCAGGGTTGGAAAGATGGGGGATTTAGCGGAGTGGCTAGAGGATTGGGAGGCTTAATCCTCAAACCTCAAGCTG GGATGTGGGGATTACTCGGTTACCCATTGTGTGGAATTCATCGAGAGATAGAGCGCTCATATGGTGCAGACAGAGAGGACTACGTCGTGAAGTCGCGGATCCAACAGGGGCTGGCGGAATCGAATGTTGCTTCGCCGAAGGAGAGGGCAGCCGTGTTGGAGAAATGGAGCGTTTATGAGGGAGGAGTCCACAGTAAAAACGAAACGCACGCTCGATGA
- a CDS encoding uncharacterized protein (COG:K;~EggNog:ENOG410Q1WU;~TransMembrane:1 (o54-75i)), translating into MYYYTITIMVFGFAKNIADDKDSLNSEFHRFAADTCLQSARQIAKLVDIHRSSWGLDLFVVTYIQWITVSLFTLLEDLNDPMNREAFASLSVAAKVASRRWVLGKGMLRAVQVTARKMEVSLPSETDVLFSDFEKQSWGPKDRRELSSSYPNFAVSIGSFQTDEVELDKFLEKWDTLDISDSGEVDKSRSPAE; encoded by the coding sequence ATGTATTACTACACCATTACGATCATGGTCTTCGGGTTTGCCAAAAATATAGCGGACGACAAAGATTCTCTGAATTCGGAATTCCATAGGTTCGCGGCAGATACGTGCTTACAGTCCGCACGGCAAATTGCCAAACTGGTAGATATTCATCGGTCATCCTGGGGTTTAGATCTTTTCGTGGTGACGTATATTCAGTGGATCACTGTCTCACTGTTTACATTGCTGGAGGATTTAAACGACCCAATGAATCGGGAGGCATTCGCCAGCCTCAGTGTTGCTGCGAAGGTGGCGTCGCGACGTTGGGTTTTAGGAAAAGGTATGCTACGGGCTGTTCAGGTCACGGCGCGAAAGATGGAAGTGTCCTTGCCTTCCGAGACTGATGTGCTCTTCTCGGACTTTGAAAAACAAAGTTGGGGCCCGAAAGATCGACGAGAACTTAGCAGCTCGTATCCAAACTTTGCTGTTTCAATCGGATCATTCCAGACTGATGAAGTCGAACTCGACAAGTTCCTGGAAAAATGGGACACTCTGGACATTTCCGATTCCGGTGAGGTGGACAAGTCACGGTCTCCTGCTGAATAG
- a CDS encoding bZIP transcription factor (COG:K;~EggNog:ENOG410PSSN;~InterPro:IPR004827;~PFAM:PF00170,PF07716;~go_function: GO:0003700 - DNA-binding transcription factor activity [Evidence IEA];~go_process: GO:0006355 - regulation of transcription, DNA-templated [Evidence IEA]) produces the protein MLHLELFGLFGLITPHPTHRPPPLLTAMSCSIGVQPTSTSIYDPWGASLSLWHADGQIEGLESIPPTFSTWDFPLGQDLYNPGLPLNTFHGPERSPKNDIGQQLSESLSTQPVPSNGQLKNRKSRGAKPAKTGIQKTSSRERFLERNRQAASRCRQKRKEHTQVLEERFKEQSTKHQQLQSEFRCLRMEILGLKNEVLKHAHCTDNHISEYLAQMLETVHEYGQQDRTSSIGGSSELESTESLDDCLAQGDLDGLLVPE, from the exons ATGCTACATCTTGAGCTCTTTGGTCTATTCGGTCTGATTACCCCCCACCCTACGCATCGTCCTCCGCCGCTATTGACTGCCATGTCCTGCTCCATTGGCGTTCAACCAACCTCAACATCAATCTATGACCCCTGGGGCGCCAGCCTCAGCCTTTGGCATGCCGATGGCCAAATAGAAGGTCTCGAGTCGATACCACCGACTTTTTCGACATGGGATTTTCCACTCGGCCAGGACTTGTACAATCCTGGTTTGCCATTGAACACATTTCATGGTCCTGAAAGATCACCTAAAAATGACATCG GTCAACAATTGTCCGAAAGCCTAAGCACACAGCCTGTCCCGAGTAATGGTCAACTTAAGAATCGAAAAAGCCGTGGTGCAAAGCCCGCAAAAACAGGTATTCAGAAGACTTCATCACGGGAGAGATTTTTGGAACGAAACCGGCAAGCAGCCAGTCGATGTCgacagaagaggaaagagcaCACGCAAGTGCTCGAGGAACGGTTCAAGGAACAGTCAACCAAGCATCAGCAGCTCCAGTCTGAATTCCGCTGCCTCCGCATGGAGATCCTTGGTCTGAAAAACGAAGTGTTGAAGCACGCGCACTGTACAGATAACCATATTTCCGAGTATCTCGCGCAAATGCTGGAAACG GTACACGAGTACGGACAGCAAGACAGGACGTCTAGCATTGGTGGTTCCTCCGAACTCGAGTCAACCGAATCGCTGGATGACTGTTTAGCTCAAGGTGATCTGGATGGTTTGCTTGTTCCAGAATAA